From the Kitasatospora viridis genome, one window contains:
- a CDS encoding GNAT family N-acetyltransferase, giving the protein MILRQLRDSHADAEAVREIALAAFGNLASGDGGPQHLPTEAQDVFHRARTRHLAAADPGGCWLAVAEDRPVGFALSARREGVWILSLTAVLPEYQGRGVGRLLLERAAEHGRGCLRGMITVSVDPAAARRYRRAGFQLHPTMRLSGEVDRAGLPPAAELPVLRGTAKHLELLDSIDRRVRDAAHGVDHQLMLAHYEELLVCDTMAGTGYCYRDGGTVKLLAATSRRLAARLLLEALARVPVGTPAKVEWLTADQEWAVDVGLDLGLTLENRGYLALRGMKPPPAYLPSGGFL; this is encoded by the coding sequence ATGATCCTTCGTCAACTGCGCGACTCCCACGCCGACGCCGAGGCCGTCCGGGAGATCGCCCTGGCAGCCTTCGGCAACCTCGCCTCCGGTGACGGCGGCCCGCAGCACCTGCCGACCGAGGCTCAGGACGTCTTCCACCGCGCCCGGACCAGGCACCTGGCCGCCGCCGACCCGGGCGGCTGCTGGCTCGCGGTGGCCGAGGACCGGCCGGTCGGCTTCGCGCTGTCGGCCCGCCGGGAGGGGGTGTGGATCCTCTCGCTGACCGCGGTGCTGCCCGAGTACCAGGGCCGGGGCGTCGGGCGGCTGCTGCTGGAGCGGGCCGCCGAGCACGGGCGCGGCTGCCTGCGCGGCATGATCACCGTCTCGGTGGACCCGGCGGCCGCCCGCCGCTACCGCCGGGCCGGCTTCCAGTTGCATCCGACCATGCGGCTGAGCGGCGAGGTGGACCGCGCCGGGCTGCCGCCGGCCGCCGAGCTGCCGGTGCTGCGCGGCACCGCCAAGCACCTGGAGCTGCTGGACTCGATCGACCGCCGGGTGCGCGACGCCGCGCACGGCGTCGACCACCAGCTGATGCTCGCCCACTACGAGGAGCTGCTGGTCTGCGACACCATGGCCGGCACCGGCTACTGCTACCGCGACGGCGGCACGGTCAAGCTGCTGGCGGCCACCTCCCGCCGGCTCGCCGCCCGGCTGCTGCTGGAGGCGCTGGCCCGGGTGCCGGTCGGCACCCCGGCCAAGGTGGAGTGGCTGACCGCCGACCAGGAGTGGGCGGTGGACGTCGGCCTGGACCTGGGGCTGACCCTGGAGAACCGCGGCTACCTGGCCCTGCGCGGCATGAAGCCGCCGCCGGCGTACCTGCCGAGCGGCGGCTTCCTCTAG
- a CDS encoding DUF3043 domain-containing protein, translating into MFRRRSDEAPSSATALAEQDAAPQSRDPQAKKGRPTPKRSDAEANRRQRVTVPKDRKEAARQSRERLRVQREKQREALLNGDERALPARDKGPVRRFARDYMDSRWSVAEFFLPFAVLILVLSVLRVPLLQLLSTLLFLLFLILVVIDFARLSFGLRRALANRFPEENARGAVMYALMRNLQLRRLRLPKPQVKRGEHP; encoded by the coding sequence GTGTTCCGACGCCGTTCAGATGAAGCCCCCTCCTCCGCCACCGCACTGGCCGAGCAGGACGCCGCGCCCCAGTCCCGCGATCCGCAGGCGAAGAAGGGCCGCCCCACCCCGAAGCGCAGCGACGCCGAGGCCAATCGCCGCCAGCGGGTGACCGTGCCCAAGGACCGCAAGGAGGCGGCCCGCCAGTCGCGCGAGCGCCTGCGGGTGCAGCGCGAGAAGCAGCGCGAGGCGCTGCTGAACGGCGACGAGCGGGCGCTGCCGGCCCGCGACAAGGGCCCGGTGCGCCGGTTCGCCCGCGACTACATGGACTCCCGCTGGTCCGTCGCCGAGTTCTTCCTGCCGTTCGCGGTGCTGATCCTGGTGCTCAGCGTGCTCCGGGTGCCGCTGCTGCAGCTGCTCTCCACGCTGCTCTTCCTGCTCTTCCTGATCCTGGTCGTGATCGACTTCGCCCGGCTCAGCTTCGGCCTGCGCCGCGCGCTCGCCAACCGCTTCCCGGAGGAGAACGCCCGCGGCGCCGTGATGTACGCGCTGATGCGCAACCTCCAGCTGCGCCGGCTGCGGCTGCCCAAGCCGCAGGTGAAGCGGGGCGAGCACCCCTGA
- a CDS encoding Lrp/AsnC family transcriptional regulator, whose product MSSSRPPVDLDETDRLLLAHLGRDGRASYAEIGLLANLSATAVRRRIDRLRARGVVRGFTVVLDPELLGWQTEAFVEVYCRERTAPEEILASLRQFPEVVAAWTVTGDPDALVHLRAADTRHLEAVIERIRKEPGVQRSRSSVVLSRLIG is encoded by the coding sequence ATGAGCAGCAGCAGACCGCCGGTCGACCTGGACGAGACCGACCGCCTGCTCCTCGCCCACCTGGGCCGGGACGGGCGGGCCTCGTACGCCGAGATCGGCCTGCTCGCCAACCTCTCCGCCACCGCCGTGCGCCGGCGGATCGACCGGCTGCGGGCCCGCGGCGTGGTCCGCGGCTTCACCGTGGTGCTCGACCCGGAACTGCTCGGCTGGCAGACCGAGGCCTTCGTCGAGGTGTACTGCCGCGAGCGCACCGCCCCCGAGGAGATCCTGGCCAGCCTGCGCCAGTTCCCCGAGGTGGTCGCGGCCTGGACGGTCACCGGCGACCCCGACGCGCTGGTGCACCTGCGGGCCGCCGACACCCGCCACCTGGAGGCGGTGATCGAGCGGATCCGCAAGGAGCCCGGGGTGCAGCGCAGCCGCAGCTCGGTGGTGCTCTCCCGGCTGATCGGCTGA
- a CDS encoding pyridoxal phosphate-dependent decarboxylase family protein → MSRAPHRMHQPDNDLVDLVFGYMRERLQYDPVPLDHPGDGEQLRAHLAGLLNEHGNAPADVLKLYDHELSRAVISADSPRYLSFIPCAPTKAALLFDMVVSCASLQGISWLEAAGAIAAENQVLRLIADRAGLPDTAGGTFVSGGSAGNLSALVVARDTARRKLGVGPEVRLRIAVADQVHSSVKNTFNIIGVEAFKVPTVDRRFTGEALRAALAADPNPETVIAVVGTAGTTNEGIIDDLQGLSQVTRERGLWFHVDGAYGGAGLFAPSVRERYNGIEHADSFVVDPHKWLFAPFDCAALIYREPRLAKAVHTQDAGYLDVLHHEGDEWNPTDYAYHLTRRARGLPLWFSLAVHGTQAYTDAIEAGLTLARETAELIRRTPHLELLHDPQLSAVCFRRTGWTEEQYYAWSRQLLADQVGFVTPTGWDGETVARFAFLHPGTTMEMVREILDTMV, encoded by the coding sequence GTGAGCCGCGCCCCGCACCGCATGCACCAGCCCGACAACGACCTGGTGGACCTGGTCTTCGGCTACATGCGCGAGCGCCTGCAGTACGACCCGGTGCCGCTCGACCACCCCGGCGACGGCGAGCAGCTGCGGGCCCACCTGGCCGGCCTGCTGAACGAGCACGGCAACGCGCCGGCCGACGTGCTCAAGCTCTACGACCACGAGCTGTCCCGCGCGGTGATCTCCGCCGACAGCCCGCGCTACCTCTCGTTCATCCCGTGCGCGCCGACCAAGGCCGCGCTGCTCTTCGACATGGTGGTCTCCTGCGCCTCGCTGCAGGGCATCTCCTGGCTGGAGGCGGCCGGGGCGATCGCCGCCGAGAACCAGGTGCTGCGGCTGATAGCCGACCGGGCCGGGCTGCCCGACACGGCCGGCGGCACCTTCGTCTCCGGCGGCTCGGCCGGCAACCTCTCCGCCCTGGTGGTCGCCCGGGACACCGCGCGCCGCAAGCTGGGGGTCGGGCCGGAGGTGCGGCTGCGGATCGCGGTGGCCGACCAGGTGCACTCCTCGGTGAAGAACACCTTCAACATCATCGGCGTGGAGGCCTTCAAGGTCCCGACCGTGGACCGCCGGTTCACCGGCGAGGCGCTGCGCGCGGCGCTCGCCGCCGACCCCAACCCGGAGACCGTGATCGCCGTGGTCGGCACCGCCGGCACCACCAACGAGGGCATCATCGACGACCTGCAGGGGCTCTCCCAGGTCACCCGCGAGCGCGGGCTGTGGTTCCACGTGGACGGCGCCTACGGCGGGGCCGGCCTGTTCGCCCCGTCGGTCCGCGAGCGCTACAACGGCATCGAGCACGCCGACTCCTTCGTGGTGGACCCGCACAAGTGGCTCTTCGCGCCGTTCGACTGCGCCGCGCTGATCTACCGCGAGCCGCGCCTGGCCAAGGCCGTGCACACCCAGGACGCCGGCTACCTGGACGTGCTGCACCACGAGGGCGACGAGTGGAACCCCACCGACTACGCCTACCACCTGACCCGCCGGGCCCGCGGCCTGCCGCTCTGGTTCTCGCTCGCCGTGCACGGCACCCAGGCCTACACCGACGCGATCGAGGCCGGCCTGACCCTGGCCCGCGAGACCGCCGAGCTGATCCGCCGCACCCCGCACCTGGAGCTGCTGCACGACCCGCAGCTCTCCGCGGTCTGCTTCCGCCGCACCGGCTGGACCGAGGAGCAGTACTACGCGTGGTCCCGGCAGCTGCTCGCGGACCAGGTGGGCTTCGTCACCCCGACCGGCTGGGACGGCGAGACGGTGGCCCGGTTCGCCTTCCTGCACCCGGGCACCACGATGGAGATGGTCCGGGAGATCCTCGACACCATGGTCTGA
- the pspAA gene encoding PspA-associated protein PspAA encodes MIMRIMGEGQFEVADEHLNRLNQLDDELLAALDSGNETVFRSTLDNLLGAIREVATPVAADYLGPSDSILPQDGATIEEVRELLRAEGDGLIPGIPE; translated from the coding sequence ATGATCATGCGGATCATGGGGGAGGGCCAGTTCGAGGTCGCCGACGAGCACCTCAACCGGCTGAACCAGCTCGACGACGAGCTGCTCGCGGCGCTGGACTCGGGTAACGAGACGGTGTTCCGCAGCACCCTGGACAACCTGCTCGGCGCGATCCGGGAGGTCGCCACCCCGGTGGCGGCCGACTACCTGGGCCCGTCCGACTCGATCCTGCCGCAGGACGGCGCCACCATCGAGGAGGTCCGCGAACTGCTCCGGGCCGAGGGCGACGGGCTGATCCCGGGCATCCCGGAGTAG
- the erpA gene encoding iron-sulfur cluster insertion protein ErpA has product MTVQDETTVESGLLLTDAAAAKVKALLDQEGRDDLALRVAVQPGGCSGLRYQLFFDERSLDGDVVKDFGGVKVVTDRMSAPYLGGATVDFVDTIEKQGFTIDNPNATGSCACGDSFS; this is encoded by the coding sequence ATGACCGTCCAGGACGAGACCACCGTCGAGAGTGGTCTGCTCCTTACCGATGCCGCAGCGGCCAAGGTGAAGGCCCTGCTGGACCAGGAGGGCCGCGACGACCTCGCGCTGCGGGTCGCCGTGCAGCCTGGCGGCTGCTCGGGCCTGCGTTACCAGCTGTTCTTCGACGAGCGCTCGCTCGACGGCGACGTCGTCAAGGACTTCGGTGGCGTCAAGGTCGTCACCGACCGGATGAGCGCCCCGTACCTGGGCGGCGCCACCGTCGACTTCGTCGACACCATCGAGAAGCAGGGCTTCACCATCGACAACCCCAACGCCACGGGCTCCTGCGCCTGCGGCGACTCGTTCAGCTAA
- a CDS encoding carbohydrate kinase family protein, translating to MRIAVAGSIATDHLMTFPGRFADQLVPEQLHTVSLSFLVDTLDIRRGGVAPNIAFGMGLLGQRPVLVGAAGADFAEYRAWLDRHNVDTESVRISESRHTARFMCTTDQDQNQIASFYTGAMSEARNIELKPIADRVGGLDLVLIGADDPEAMVRHTQECRSRGYAFAADPSQQLARLEGEAIREIVDGAAYLFSNEYEAALIESKTGWGPDEILDRVGTRITTLGAKGARIQRKGEPDITVPCAPELTKADPTGVGDGFRAGFLSGLAWGLGLERSAQLGCMVATLVIESVGPQEYELRPAKFLERFQGAYGQEAAAELADKLDA from the coding sequence GTGCGCATCGCCGTCGCCGGTTCGATCGCAACCGATCACCTGATGACCTTCCCGGGTCGGTTCGCGGACCAGCTGGTCCCCGAGCAGCTGCACACCGTCTCCCTCTCGTTCCTGGTGGACACGCTGGACATCCGCCGCGGCGGCGTGGCCCCGAACATCGCGTTCGGCATGGGCCTGCTCGGCCAGCGCCCGGTCCTGGTCGGCGCGGCCGGCGCCGACTTCGCCGAGTACCGCGCCTGGCTGGACCGGCACAACGTGGACACCGAGTCGGTGCGCATCTCGGAGAGCCGGCACACCGCCCGGTTCATGTGCACCACCGACCAGGACCAGAACCAGATCGCGTCGTTCTACACCGGCGCGATGAGCGAGGCCCGCAACATCGAGCTGAAGCCGATCGCCGACCGGGTCGGCGGCCTGGACCTGGTGCTGATCGGCGCCGACGACCCGGAGGCGATGGTCCGCCACACCCAGGAGTGCCGCAGCCGGGGCTACGCCTTCGCCGCCGACCCCTCGCAGCAGCTGGCCCGCCTGGAGGGCGAGGCGATCCGGGAGATCGTGGACGGCGCCGCCTACCTGTTCAGCAACGAGTACGAGGCCGCGCTGATCGAGTCCAAGACCGGCTGGGGCCCCGACGAGATCCTGGACCGGGTCGGCACCCGGATCACCACGCTGGGCGCCAAGGGCGCGCGGATCCAGCGCAAGGGCGAGCCGGACATCACCGTGCCCTGCGCCCCCGAGCTGACCAAGGCCGACCCGACCGGTGTCGGCGACGGCTTCCGGGCCGGCTTCCTCTCCGGCCTGGCCTGGGGCCTGGGCCTGGAGCGCTCCGCGCAGCTCGGCTGCATGGTGGCCACCCTGGTGATCGAGTCGGTCGGCCCGCAGGAGTACGAGCTGCGCCCGGCCAAGTTCCTGGAGCGCTTCCAGGGCGCCTACGGCCAGGAGGCCGCCGCCGAGCTGGCCGACAAGCTCGACGCCTGA
- a CDS encoding NADP-dependent oxidoreductase: MKAIAINRYGGPEVVEYLDLPDPKLAPDAVLVRVRAAGVNPVDRQVREGLVDAVLDVHFPLVLGWDAAGVVERVGPGVTEYQVGDKVMGYVRKDSVQHGTYAELVAAPVRTLAHKPASLDWAQAGGLPLAGLTAYQGLRDALAVKPGETVLIHAAAGGVGSFATQIAVALGARVIGTAGEHNHEYLRSLGAEPVRYGSGLVDRVRALAPQGVDAAFDLVGGPALAASRELVADPGRIASIVDPAVLDLGGRFVFVRPDAADLAALADLADAGRLTVNVAATFPLAQAASAQSLNAEGRTRGKIVLTVD, encoded by the coding sequence ATGAAGGCAATCGCGATCAATCGCTACGGTGGCCCGGAGGTCGTCGAGTACCTCGACCTGCCGGACCCCAAACTGGCCCCCGACGCGGTGCTGGTGCGGGTCCGGGCGGCCGGCGTCAACCCGGTGGACCGGCAGGTCCGCGAGGGCCTGGTGGACGCCGTCCTGGACGTGCACTTCCCGCTGGTCCTGGGCTGGGACGCGGCCGGGGTGGTGGAGCGGGTCGGCCCCGGCGTCACCGAGTACCAGGTGGGCGACAAGGTGATGGGCTACGTCCGCAAGGACTCCGTGCAGCACGGCACCTACGCCGAGCTGGTCGCCGCTCCCGTCCGGACCCTGGCGCACAAGCCCGCCTCGCTCGACTGGGCGCAGGCCGGCGGCCTGCCGCTGGCCGGGCTGACCGCCTACCAGGGGCTGCGCGACGCGCTCGCGGTCAAGCCCGGCGAGACGGTGCTGATCCACGCGGCGGCCGGCGGGGTGGGCAGCTTCGCCACCCAGATCGCGGTCGCGCTCGGCGCTCGGGTGATCGGCACCGCCGGCGAGCACAACCACGAGTACCTGCGCTCGCTGGGCGCCGAGCCGGTGCGCTACGGCAGCGGCCTGGTCGACCGGGTCAGGGCGCTCGCACCGCAAGGCGTGGACGCGGCCTTCGACCTGGTCGGCGGCCCGGCGCTGGCGGCCAGCCGGGAGCTGGTGGCCGACCCGGGGCGGATCGCCTCGATCGTCGACCCCGCGGTGCTCGACCTGGGCGGGCGCTTCGTCTTCGTCCGCCCCGACGCCGCCGACCTGGCCGCGCTCGCCGACCTGGCCGACGCCGGCCGGCTCACCGTCAACGTCGCCGCGACCTTCCCGCTGGCCCAGGCCGCCTCCGCCCAGTCGCTCAACGCCGAGGGCCGGACCAGGGGCAAGATCGTCCTCACGGTGGACTGA
- a CDS encoding cysteine desulfurase/sulfurtransferase TusA family protein, with protein sequence MSSSPSAYFDAASTAPLHPVARQALTAALDEGWADPARLYRSGRQARMLLDAARETVAEVLGARPDEVSFTAGGTQAVQLGVLGALRGRRRTGRHLLHSAVEHSSVLHTAERHAADGGEAESVPVDRLGRVDPARFAAAVRPDTALAVLQSANHEVGTVQPVAETAELLGGVPLLVDAAQSAGRLPVPHGWSLLTASAHKWGGPAGVGVLAVRKGTRFNSALPADEREGGRVPGYVNVPAIVAAAASLRAVRDGAAAENARLHALVERIRREVPRLVPEVEVVGDPVGRLPHLVTFSCLYVDGEVLLTELDRAGFAVSSGSSCTSSTLTPSHVLAAMGVLTEGNVRVSLPAGTTAAQVDRFLTVLPELVARVREPLGLDLPAPAPAPAPAAQRTLVLDELGKRCPLPVIALARRIGEVAPGGLVAVLSDDEAARLDIPAWCQMRGQEYGGEAPAADYGGDRGTAYLVRRTD encoded by the coding sequence GTGTCGTCCTCCCCGAGCGCCTACTTCGACGCCGCCTCAACCGCCCCCCTGCACCCCGTCGCACGCCAGGCACTGACCGCCGCCCTGGACGAGGGCTGGGCCGACCCGGCCCGGCTCTACCGCTCCGGCCGACAGGCCCGGATGCTGCTGGACGCGGCCCGGGAGACCGTCGCCGAGGTGCTGGGCGCCCGGCCCGACGAGGTCTCGTTCACCGCCGGCGGCACCCAGGCCGTCCAACTCGGCGTCCTGGGCGCGCTGCGCGGGCGCCGCCGGACGGGCCGTCACCTGCTGCACTCCGCCGTCGAGCACTCCAGCGTGCTGCACACCGCCGAGCGGCACGCGGCCGACGGCGGCGAGGCCGAGAGCGTCCCGGTGGACCGGCTCGGCCGGGTCGACCCCGCCCGGTTCGCCGCCGCCGTCCGCCCGGACACCGCGCTCGCGGTGCTCCAGTCGGCCAACCACGAGGTCGGCACGGTGCAGCCGGTCGCCGAGACGGCCGAACTCCTCGGCGGCGTACCGCTGCTGGTGGACGCCGCGCAGAGCGCCGGCCGGCTGCCGGTCCCGCACGGCTGGTCGCTGCTGACGGCCAGCGCGCACAAGTGGGGCGGCCCGGCCGGGGTCGGCGTGCTGGCCGTGCGCAAGGGCACCCGGTTCAACTCCGCGCTGCCGGCCGACGAACGGGAGGGCGGCCGGGTCCCCGGCTACGTCAACGTGCCGGCCATCGTCGCGGCGGCCGCCTCGCTGCGCGCCGTGCGGGACGGGGCGGCGGCCGAGAACGCCCGGCTGCACGCCCTGGTGGAACGGATCCGGCGCGAGGTGCCGCGGCTGGTTCCGGAGGTCGAGGTGGTCGGCGACCCCGTCGGCCGACTCCCCCACCTGGTCACCTTCTCCTGCCTCTACGTCGACGGCGAGGTGCTGCTCACCGAGCTGGACCGGGCCGGCTTCGCGGTCTCCTCCGGCTCCTCCTGCACCTCCAGCACGCTGACCCCCAGTCACGTGCTGGCCGCGATGGGCGTGCTGACCGAGGGCAACGTCCGGGTCTCGCTGCCCGCCGGCACCACCGCGGCCCAGGTGGACCGGTTCCTCACGGTGCTGCCGGAGCTGGTCGCCCGGGTCCGCGAACCGCTCGGCCTCGACCTGCCCGCCCCCGCACCCGCACCCGCACCCGCCGCCCAGCGGACCCTGGTGCTGGACGAGTTGGGCAAGCGCTGCCCGCTGCCGGTGATCGCACTGGCCCGGCGGATCGGCGAGGTGGCCCCCGGCGGCCTGGTCGCGGTGCTGTCCGACGACGAGGCCGCCCGGCTGGACATCCCCGCCTGGTGCCAGATGCGCGGTCAGGAGTACGGCGGCGAGGCCCCGGCCGCCGACTACGGGGGCGACCGGGGCACCGCCTACCTGGTGCGGCGCACCGACTGA
- a CDS encoding class I SAM-dependent methyltransferase: protein MVGRQLAEQLTGHFGERATRAPLRVLDVGCGQGTQAVRLARAGHWITGLDSDPVTLGAAQAMLGAEPPQVRERVRLLSGDGHHCGRWFAPGSFDVVLCHGVLMYLPDPGPLIASLARMVAPAGLLSLLARNRDALAMRAGLTGDWRAALQAFDSDHYTNRLGLTARADRLADLATTLREVSVPLRHWYGVRVFTDAMPDHAAPVDGRQLGQLLDAEDRAGRADPYRQVAALMHLVGTK, encoded by the coding sequence ATGGTCGGCCGCCAGCTGGCCGAGCAGCTGACCGGGCACTTCGGCGAGCGGGCCACCAGGGCCCCGCTGCGGGTGCTGGACGTCGGCTGCGGCCAGGGCACCCAGGCGGTCCGGCTGGCCCGGGCCGGCCACTGGATCACCGGCCTGGACTCCGACCCGGTCACCCTGGGCGCCGCCCAGGCGATGCTCGGCGCCGAGCCGCCGCAGGTGCGCGAGCGGGTCCGGCTGCTCAGCGGGGACGGCCACCACTGCGGGCGCTGGTTCGCGCCCGGCAGCTTCGACGTGGTGCTCTGCCACGGCGTGCTGATGTACCTGCCCGACCCGGGCCCGCTGATCGCCTCGCTGGCCCGGATGGTCGCGCCCGCCGGCCTGCTCTCGCTGCTCGCCCGCAACCGGGACGCGCTGGCCATGCGGGCCGGCCTCACCGGTGACTGGCGGGCCGCCCTGCAGGCCTTCGACTCGGACCACTACACCAACCGGCTGGGCCTGACCGCCCGCGCCGACCGGCTGGCCGACCTGGCCACCACGCTGCGCGAGGTCTCGGTGCCGCTGCGGCACTGGTACGGCGTGCGGGTCTTCACCGACGCGATGCCGGACCACGCGGCCCCGGTGGACGGGCGCCAGCTCGGCCAGCTGCTGGACGCCGAGGACCGGGCCGGCCGGGCGGACCCGTACCGGCAGGTGGCCGCGCTGATGCACCTGGTCGGCACCAAGTAG
- the nadA gene encoding quinolinate synthase NadA: MTTTVDTSFAEPAATPLALLLLGRQADPNSERGVECPGDLPPASDPDLVERARAAKAKLGDRVFILGHHYQRDEVIEFADVTGDSFKLARDAAARPEAEYIVFCGVHFMAESADILTTAAQQVVLPDLAAGCSMADMATAEQVAECWDVLTEAGIADTVVPVSYMNSSADIKAFTGKHGGTICTSSNAKRALEWAFEQGEKVLFLPDQHLGRNTAVRDMGFSLDDCVLYNPHKPNGGLTVEQLRDAKMILWRGHCSVHGRFTVDSVREVRERIPGVTVMVHPECRHEVVAAADEVGSTEYIIKALDAAEPGSKWAIGTELNLVRRLANAHPDKEIVFLDRSVCFCSTMNRIDLPHLVWALESLVEGRVPNVITVEPETEKYAKAALDRMLALP, translated from the coding sequence GTGACCACCACCGTTGACACCAGCTTCGCCGAGCCCGCCGCCACGCCGCTCGCCCTGCTCCTGCTCGGCCGCCAGGCCGACCCGAACAGCGAGCGCGGCGTGGAGTGCCCCGGCGACCTGCCTCCGGCCTCCGACCCGGACCTGGTCGAGCGCGCCCGCGCCGCCAAGGCCAAGCTCGGTGACCGCGTCTTCATCCTGGGCCACCACTACCAGCGCGACGAGGTCATCGAGTTCGCCGACGTCACCGGTGACTCCTTCAAGCTCGCCCGCGACGCCGCGGCCCGCCCGGAGGCCGAGTACATCGTCTTCTGCGGCGTGCACTTCATGGCCGAGTCCGCGGACATCCTCACCACCGCCGCCCAGCAGGTCGTGCTGCCCGACCTGGCGGCCGGCTGCTCGATGGCCGACATGGCCACCGCCGAGCAGGTCGCCGAGTGCTGGGACGTGCTGACCGAGGCCGGGATCGCCGACACCGTGGTGCCGGTCTCCTACATGAACTCCTCCGCCGACATCAAGGCCTTCACCGGCAAGCACGGCGGCACCATCTGCACCTCCTCCAACGCCAAGCGCGCCCTGGAGTGGGCCTTCGAGCAGGGCGAGAAGGTGCTCTTCCTGCCGGACCAGCACCTGGGCCGCAACACCGCGGTGCGGGACATGGGCTTCTCGCTGGACGACTGCGTGCTCTACAACCCGCACAAGCCGAACGGCGGCCTGACCGTCGAGCAGCTGCGCGACGCCAAGATGATCCTCTGGCGCGGCCACTGCTCGGTGCACGGCCGGTTCACCGTGGACTCGGTGCGCGAGGTCCGCGAGCGGATCCCGGGCGTGACCGTGATGGTGCACCCGGAGTGCCGCCACGAGGTGGTCGCCGCCGCCGACGAGGTCGGCTCGACCGAGTACATCATCAAGGCCCTGGACGCCGCCGAGCCCGGCTCCAAGTGGGCGATCGGCACCGAGCTGAACCTGGTCCGCCGGCTGGCCAACGCCCACCCGGACAAGGAGATCGTCTTCCTGGACCGCTCGGTCTGCTTCTGCTCCACGATGAACCGGATCGACCTGCCGCACCTGGTCTGGGCGCTGGAGTCGCTGGTCGAGGGCCGGGTGCCGAACGTGATCACGGTGGAGCCGGAGACCGAGAAGTACGCCAAGGCAGCGCTGGACCGGATGCTGGCCCTGCCGTAG
- a CDS encoding PspA/IM30 family protein: MKRMGLIFRSKANKALDRAEDPRETLDYSYQKQLELLQKVRRGVADVATSRKRLELQLTQLQQQSAKYEDQGRKALSLGREDLAREALTRKSSMQSQINDLQVQYQQLQAEEEKLTLASQRLQAKVDAFRTKKETIKATYTAAQAQTRIAESFSGISEEMGDVGLAIQRAEDKTAQMQARAGAIDELLASGALDDSSGLGRKDDIEAELERVAGGSDVELELARMKAELGGGPSGPAAIEQGNGGSQHQQQPGHGQQDTPPGTINYQK, from the coding sequence ATGAAGCGTATGGGGTTGATCTTCCGCTCCAAGGCCAACAAGGCCCTGGACCGGGCGGAGGATCCCCGCGAGACGCTCGACTACTCGTACCAGAAGCAGCTCGAACTGCTGCAGAAGGTCCGCCGCGGGGTCGCCGACGTGGCCACCTCGCGCAAGCGCCTGGAGCTCCAGCTGACCCAGCTGCAGCAGCAGTCGGCCAAGTACGAGGACCAGGGCCGCAAGGCGCTCTCGCTGGGCCGGGAGGACCTGGCCCGTGAGGCGCTGACCCGCAAGTCGTCGATGCAGTCCCAGATCAACGACCTCCAGGTGCAGTACCAGCAGCTGCAGGCCGAGGAGGAGAAGCTCACGCTCGCCTCCCAGCGCCTGCAGGCCAAGGTGGACGCCTTCCGCACCAAGAAGGAGACCATCAAGGCGACCTACACCGCCGCCCAGGCGCAGACCCGGATCGCCGAGTCGTTCTCCGGCATCTCGGAGGAGATGGGCGACGTGGGCCTGGCGATCCAGCGGGCCGAGGACAAGACGGCGCAGATGCAGGCCCGGGCCGGCGCGATCGACGAGCTGCTCGCCTCCGGCGCGCTGGACGACTCCTCCGGCCTCGGCCGCAAGGACGACATCGAGGCCGAGCTGGAGCGGGTGGCCGGCGGCAGCGACGTCGAGCTGGAGCTCGCCCGGATGAAGGCCGAGCTGGGCGGCGGGCCGTCCGGCCCGGCCGCGATCGAGCAGGGCAACGGCGGTTCGCAGCACCAGCAGCAGCCGGGCCACGGGCAGCAGGACACCCCGCCCGGCACCATCAACTACCAGAAGTGA